GCAGGGAAGTCTTGTCTTGCCCTCGCAAAACGCCATTGGCCATCGATATGCCCCTTCCTAGGCGACAAAAGTACGTGTAGCGCCACTGACGAATAAAAGTCTGCCTCCTTCGGCACTTCGAGTCATGTTCGGCAACCTTCCTGCTGTCACCCGCTTCAGCGACGTCCGTATAAACTCTATGGCGTAGGCCTTGGTTTCCGTCTCATTGGTGGGGTTGATGTGGATACGACGTAGCCCctgttgatgatgtggaCTATGGGAGATATACTTGGAGCAGGTTTCCTACAGGACTGACTTTCTGAGGGTTGTGTAAATTTGAGGAACCATATTTCTGACCATTATTACTCCCTATTATCTAGATTTGTAGTGTTTTGGTGGGGTTCCTTCTCCATAAGTATGTTGTAGAGGCTAGATGGATAAATATACAACTTCCGGTGTGTTGCCAATGGTCaacctctttcccttttttgcTATAGGCCTATTTTCTTATTGTCTTATTTTTATTCATTGATATAAACGATTGCATTGGTACACATCATATAATTTGAAACAAAGTTGCCAGAGGTTCATGTATTTTTCTCTGGACTGAAATTGCCAAGGCAATGTTGCGGGTGTGCGTCCAAACCATTCAACGCCCCGTATGCAAGGATGTCCGATTGTGCGATGAGCTATTCCACATATGACCCTATGCGCATAGCTGATTTCCATCCAGACCAATTCTACCTACGGTGTAAACTTTGGTGGTCACGCTCGGTTAGGATGAACGCAATTCGGTAGAGGAATATTTATGCCTGGTTTGAAGCGACCGAGACTCGGAATACCACTCCGGGGCATCGATTCCACATTCTAGATTTGTCCCGCATTCCAGGTTACGGGGACAACGTGGCATCGTGTGCAGTCATTTTTAGTTGAACGAAAACAAAGGAGAGTCCGGCTGACAAGCCCGATTCACTCGGTGAGAAAATAAGAAGTCGGATCCTGGTCGACATAACCATGCACAGAGCCGGCGACCTGGTCCAAATGACGAGCTGAAGTTCGTCATGTCTTGAGCGCAAGAGTCCCCATGGACAATGCAAGCTGATCAAGCCAATCGAGGGATTTCACCTCGTTCGTGCCAGTGCCCTCGTCGGTCACGGATATTGTCCCTTCCGGAGCTGGTTGATACGTGACCCTGTTCCAGGGACTCTGAGCGGGATTATTTTCATCGGAACCGAGCATCCGGACTTTGCTAGCAGCAAGCAGCACGAGGAGCTGGTCAAGGAGTGCTAACGCCGAGTCCATACCTCGCAACGATCGATGCGCAATGGTGTGCACGAACTGCTTCGGGATAGACCCATCCAGAGGACTTCTCTTCTGCACCAGCTGAGTGTTCATCTGAAGCTCCAACAGCGCAGCCAACCGCCGTTGCAAACCCCGCAAGAGGTCTCGACTGCAACGAATCTCCGCGGTGAGGGACTCCCTCGACGATTCGGATGCGTTCCCAGCAATCATATCACGGGTGCGCACCAGGTACCCCGGACAGAGTAACACCTCCTCGAACGCATTCTCGGTGATCTCACCCAGTCGGCTGCCCTTCCCGTCGCGTTCCTCCGCCAGTAACGCCTCCCGATTCATCGTCCGCCACTCCTCGCTTTCCAAAAAGCACGGCTCCTGGCAAGTGAAGGCTTCCGCTACCAGAAACGCCCGGTACGTGGTGTACATGGTACGCCCGAAGCCTGAGCGATGGGCATCCGGACCACGCAATCGGAACAACGCCCTGTTATACATGTGTCGACTCGCCTGGAGCTGGTCATGGTCGTGATGTCGTCGCGCCAAGAACCAGGTGATCAAACAACGAATACCCCAATTAACGGCGCTCGACTGCGCAGCGGAATGATGTCGCACAAAGTCGACCCAGGTGAGATCGACGCGGGCAGAAAACGCGGCGTACAAGTTCGGGAAGATCGCGTAGACGACATCGGAGAAGACCTCTTTCAGCTGTGTGTCCAGAGCAGTCGCGGTCAAGTTCGGCGCGACGGATTGGTCGATCGTAGGTCGGGCGAGCACGAGTgcctgctggtggtggtatcCGTTCGGCGTGGGTTTAGATGGACGTGCGTCGTCGGATTTGGAAGTGCGGGTGGATTTAACGACGGCTGGGGCGGTTTTATGGTAGAATTGGAATCTCTTTTGGTAGCCAGGGCAGGTTATTTTGCGCTTTTGACAGCGTAGACATTCTGGTCGGGTTTGATCGCACTATTCTTTTTCATTAGGATGGGAATTTTCTGCTTCAAtatgatattcttgttctttttcttaaagccttatttttaaaatcttattttttttttttttttttttttttctctggaGTGGGAACGTGGCCGAGGCAGATTAACAATGGAGCACCCACTTTGACCCGCCGCTGGAGACAGGCGCGACAGCCAGTGCTGCGCGGTACGCCAACCATTCTTCGCTACTGCTCGTCAGAAGGGAGGCATAAACTGAATACGAAGATACTGAGGAAGGGGACAGAGTGATAGGCTTGTTGAGGTGCACAAGCCCTCGCAGCTTGAGAGAAACGGGGAACATCCGACGAGCCGCCCCTCTTCATCCGATGACCCTCGTATATCGGAAGGTATTATCGCTCGCCAAGAGACGGTGCCCCTCCCCAACTACGGGATATGCACCTTATGCACGATTCCTGGAAGGAACACACTAAGATTGGTGAGAGAAGGCGTTAGAACTTAGTCTGCCACTACGTGTGCGCCGGATTTTAGCCCTAATCAGGATCTAATTGATTGTGTACGACGAGTCAGGAAGTAGGACAGACCGTTATCTAGCCGCTCGGTAGTATGTGATCCTGTTCTGTCCCCAACAGCCATCTTATCAAACTTAAAATCAAAGTTGATGGACGATAAATCAAACGAGATGTAGCTCCGTCCTCCGGAGTGACCTGCTAACATGCGATCTCCTCCCCTCGTGTCTTCCGATCTCCAGTGCGAGTTAAACTCGGGTTCCAGGCTCGACGAACCACGGAACGCCGAGCAGGAAGTAATTAAATTGCAAAAGATACCGTGCGCACTAGCGAAAGGCAAGGGCCTGATTGGCTGTCAGGCTTCTCGTACTTTTGAATCTTGCGGGCAGCTGCAAAAGCCCTTCCTTCGCTCTCGTAGCTTGTTCTAGACTGCTCAGTTCATGATGAGCTAAGAAGCACACAAACAGGGTTTAGACTTAGAAGTTAGAGTCGCATTTGCCAACACACCAACGGCTCTTGCCTTTTTAAGGATGTGATGCATCGATCCGTCTAGGGGGGTTGTGGAGCCAGCAAGGGTCAATGACTTCGCTATGCACAAGATTCGTGCATTGAGACGGAAGCCCCCCACCGCCACATGGAATCAGTAGAAACGGCTCAGTCCGATCCCTACAGATGCTCGGGATTCTTTTCCATGGCCTTTCGTGGACCACATGAGCCTGAAGAATTGAGACCACGGTGACGTGGCGTGATTGGAATTGCTGACAGCGGGTAGTGGAGGTGGTGCCGACGCCAGGAGGCAATTTTTCTCTAGGATCAGGAGAGTAGAAGAATTACCTAACCCCTCCTATACTATAGTTACTACGTAGCGAATTGTTATCAATAGGCGTGCGATCAATCTTTCTGGCTACCCAACTGGACGTGGCGAAACGGTTGCCTTTGTCTCTCCCTTTTTCGATACAAAGAATTGGGATGTGGTTATGCCCTAATCGAGGGGGGCATtgagagagggaaaaaaaaaaaaaaaaaaaaaaaaaaaaaaaaaaaaaaaaggacaaaacGCCTGAGCACAGAAAAAATGGCAAAAGATCCGTCCAGTGGATCCACTAGACCTTCAACCAACCAGTTAACCGATCACTTAGATGGTCACTAATGCCGACTAATAAGTGGCTAAAGCTGTTGGCCTCCCAAAAGAGCCACAAGACCTCCTCGATCGACGGTCGCGGCACATTGCTGGTGCATCCGTGCAAATGCGAACGAACGAGTGACGGGCGTAATATTATGATGGAATGGGATTGATCATTGAATAGTGCCAGGAGCCGAACGGGACTTGTGTCTTTTGCTTCGCGAAAGTTGGCCAGCTTTTTGAGACACCGCAAATCTCTCAACGGCGGTCCCGCTATGCAGCCTATCGACGAGTCCGATTTAAAGACTCGCTGCAGTTGGGACCACAATTGCTCGTTCTTCAGcacctttttctcccctttcctGCcgattttcccttccttttcccgtggaatattttcttttttaccgCTATTGATTCTATTACTATTATTCTTATAATTAGCTAGTAGGGGTAttgatttattattttttttttttctttttcccattCCCCGGATTATTCTGGTTTCTATTCCTACCATTCCACAATCACCTACTTTTGCCTCCTCCCTGAAATTGTCTTCGTATTACTGCCATCCGCAATTCTTGAACAAGAATGGCATCCCGTAGCGAACCACCACAGAAACGCCCCCGGGAGGAAACTCCACCGGAGAGTCCACCACCACAAGTTGAACCGGAACCTCAACCTGAACCTCAACCGCAAGCTGAGCCGGAACCCgaacaggaacagcaacCAGAAATCCCACAGGGACATATTCAGGGCATCATCGAGCCTgatgttgtttcttcttATCTTCTTAGTACTGGGGTGAGATCCAGCTAACTAGAACTTACCAGACCTTTTCGGATGCCGACGGTGATTCCTTATATGCGGGATCGTAAGTGGCGAAGTTCTATCTCGCCCAATTCGATTGGCTGACAATTGTAGTCTGGGAGATGCCAGCTATACCACCAGTATTACGTCGAGTGCTATGAATTATCAGTAAGTATCCGATTCACATTTCTGTCGGGATGTTGCTAACGGCACAGATATGAGGTATTTCTTGGCTCAACCGCGATATGGCGGCGCTTACTAAGTATATCTTATAGAATGGTCGCAGATATCATTCGTACCATGAGGGTGAATACATTCTGGTGAGTACT
This window of the Aspergillus oryzae RIB40 DNA, chromosome 8 genome carries:
- a CDS encoding uncharacterized protein (predicted protein) → MYTTYRAFLVAEAFTCQEPCFLESEEWRTMNREALLAEERDGKGSRLGEITENAFEEVLLCPGYLVRTRDMIAGNASESSRESLTAEIRCSRDLLRGLQRRLAALLELQMNTQLVQKRSPLDGSIPKQFVHTIAHRSLRARHLDQVAGSVHGYVDQDPTSYFLTE